The Candidatus Arthromitus sp. SFB-mouse-Japan genome includes a region encoding these proteins:
- a CDS encoding DUF2815 family protein, whose translation MDNLSTEVVTGKVRFNCVYLWEPRIINSNPEYSVCLLIPKSDERTLNDIRQAMKNAKEIGISILNYNMDLDLKMPLRDGDIERSDEVYEGCYFMYASSANKPLILDEFNNQINNKEDFYNGCYGYASINFYAFNTDKNKGIACRINNIVKIENGDLLDDKSTVKEDMISIEAIKLENLEGFMV comes from the coding sequence ATGGACAATTTGAGTACAGAGGTAGTCACAGGAAAAGTTCGTTTTAATTGTGTGTATTTATGGGAACCTAGAATTATTAATAGTAATCCTGAATATTCAGTATGTTTATTAATACCAAAATCAGATGAAAGGACACTGAATGATATTAGACAGGCTATGAAAAATGCAAAGGAAATAGGGATAAGTATTTTAAATTACAATATGGATTTAGATCTTAAAATGCCATTAAGAGATGGCGATATTGAACGATCAGATGAGGTTTACGAAGGATGTTATTTTATGTATGCTAGTAGTGCTAATAAGCCACTTATATTAGATGAATTTAACAATCAAATTAATAATAAGGAAGATTTTTATAATGGTTGTTATGGATATGCATCAATTAATTTTTATGCTTTTAATACAGATAAGAATAAAGGCATAGCGTGTAGGATTAATAATATTGTCAAGATTGAAAATGGAGATTTACTAGATGATAAATCGACTGTAAAAGAAGATATGATATCTATAGAGGCTATAAAATTAGAAAATTTAGAAGGTTTTATGGTTTAG
- the recJ gene encoding single-stranded-DNA-specific exonuclease RecJ — protein sequence MLERWILRNRNTLIEGIEKLEVSSKLLKILINRDFKNFDDMRSYMYPSEVLLNDPFELKDFQKVIDILISLIESGDKIRIVGDYDVDGIISVYILYTTFKNIGIDADFVIPDRVKDGYGINKKIVSEAKNDGVKVLITCDNGIAAIDVIKFAKENDLIVIVTDHHDIQIIHGEDGNCDRVLPDADAILNPKQDECAYKFKKLCGAGICFKLCSELYKKFGLEYKIDDLIEVTAIATICDVVDLEDENRFLAKKGIELLRSTNNIGLNAIIDINSISRENISSYEIGYIIGPCLNALGRLESGMKGLDLLLCDDNDKVYELASEIKDLNDRRKSMTLDGFIECLNIVMDEGYFNSDIIVVYNENIHESIAGIIAGRIKERFYKPTIVLTKGEEICKGSARSIEGINIFDLISENRDILETFGGHPMAAGLSIREENINLFRDRLNSSNRIDKEKYLNTVYIDIFCPIQDIDYDFVRDLDKLEPFGKSNPKPIIGDKRLRLYSIKRIGKNRNYISMKLISRDNKIFDFVYFGYADEFDKSFSNYYSRVDLEKLYSGRCNMNSQFFIDVLYEVKIDNYNFSETIKYFLLKYRF from the coding sequence ATGTTAGAGCGGTGGATTTTGAGAAATAGAAATACCTTAATAGAAGGGATAGAAAAGCTTGAAGTATCTAGCAAGCTTTTAAAGATACTCATTAATAGAGATTTTAAAAATTTTGATGATATGAGAAGTTATATGTATCCGAGTGAGGTTTTATTAAATGATCCATTTGAATTAAAAGATTTTCAAAAGGTTATTGATATTTTGATTTCATTAATTGAAAGTGGAGATAAGATAAGAATTGTTGGCGATTATGATGTTGATGGTATAATTAGTGTCTACATATTATATACAACTTTTAAGAATATTGGAATTGATGCTGATTTTGTAATACCTGATAGGGTTAAAGACGGTTATGGAATAAATAAAAAGATAGTTAGTGAGGCTAAAAATGATGGAGTTAAGGTTTTAATAACGTGTGATAATGGTATAGCTGCTATTGATGTTATAAAGTTTGCAAAAGAGAATGATTTAATTGTAATTGTTACGGATCATCATGATATTCAAATTATACACGGTGAAGATGGAAATTGTGATAGGGTTTTGCCTGATGCTGATGCGATTTTAAATCCAAAGCAAGATGAGTGTGCATATAAGTTTAAAAAACTTTGTGGAGCTGGTATTTGTTTTAAGCTTTGTTCTGAGCTATATAAGAAGTTTGGGTTAGAATATAAGATAGATGATTTGATAGAGGTAACTGCTATTGCAACTATTTGTGATGTTGTTGATTTGGAAGATGAAAATAGATTTTTAGCAAAGAAGGGTATTGAGTTATTAAGATCAACAAATAATATTGGCTTGAATGCTATAATTGATATAAATTCTATATCAAGAGAAAATATTTCTTCGTATGAGATAGGTTATATAATTGGTCCTTGTTTGAATGCACTTGGAAGGCTTGAGAGTGGTATGAAGGGACTAGATTTATTATTGTGTGATGACAATGATAAGGTTTATGAACTCGCATCAGAAATAAAGGATTTAAACGATAGAAGGAAGTCTATGACTTTGGATGGTTTTATTGAGTGTTTAAATATAGTTATGGATGAAGGATACTTCAATTCAGATATAATTGTTGTTTATAATGAAAATATTCATGAAAGCATAGCGGGTATAATTGCTGGAAGGATTAAGGAAAGGTTTTATAAGCCTACAATTGTTTTAACAAAAGGTGAGGAAATTTGTAAAGGATCGGCTAGGTCAATTGAGGGAATAAATATTTTTGATTTAATTTCTGAAAATCGAGATATACTTGAGACATTTGGAGGTCATCCTATGGCTGCAGGATTATCTATTAGAGAAGAAAATATAAATTTATTTAGAGATAGATTGAATTCATCAAATAGAATTGATAAGGAGAAGTATTTAAATACTGTGTATATTGATATCTTTTGTCCAATTCAGGATATAGATTATGATTTTGTCAGAGATTTGGACAAACTTGAGCCATTTGGAAAATCAAATCCAAAACCAATTATTGGTGATAAAAGGTTAAGATTATATTCCATCAAAAGAATTGGTAAAAATAGGAATTATATTTCTATGAAATTAATTTCGAGGGATAACAAAATTTTTGATTTTGTTTATTTTGGATATGCTGATGAATTTGATAAATCATTTAGTAATTATTATTCAAGAGTTGATCTCGAGAAACTATATTCTGGAAGATGTAATATGAACAGTCAATTTTTTATTGATGTTTTATATGAAGTTAAGATAGATAATTATAATTTTAGTGAGACGATAAAGTATTTTTTATTAAAGTATAGATTTTAA
- a CDS encoding sensor histidine kinase, with the protein MEIYELDKQIDIINSFNDIVLVTDLNNIIRSYNKRAYESFSFDKDFLRDKSIIDFISAFEVRIYDEFIDGKNFDLTSKMPRNILNYDMKTVVFKRVFKRKELFFKLGIYEHKLYGREIIGNIYILTDITDIYMAYNDLSKNNEAMRNYIVDMKGLIDIKHRLNKKKHNQFIHINNIINNLHEGIIVVDNMFSEIYCNDVYKNTFDFTAREFLSLKFLDNYKVESIGNNFIDIREFLKNIKCKNEKRTGQFLFKNIEYNIEKYFQITLNTIDYHENSKLKYHNIITFSDITQLKIQELLKDDFFNMVSHELRTPITLIKSSLQALENLCKNELTMGMKKYLSMMNKNSSRLLKLINNILDLSRAESGYMLPVMSYFDIVIITEDIVTSINLHANHKKNIKVIFEPNVEEEYLFFDKDMYEKILLNLLSNAIKFTPNNKMVYVNLIINSDNFVLKVRDQGIGIPKDKLDGVFDKFSQVNSVLSRGAEGSGIGLSIVKRFVDILKGKIVVNSDIGIGTEFILTFDRSIVDNNFDTIEEDILINDEIDVKVDIHFSDIYP; encoded by the coding sequence ATGGAAATATATGAGCTTGATAAGCAGATTGACATTATTAATTCGTTTAACGATATTGTTTTGGTTACAGATCTTAACAATATCATTAGATCGTATAATAAAAGGGCCTATGAATCATTTTCATTTGATAAGGATTTTTTAAGAGATAAAAGTATAATTGATTTTATTAGTGCGTTTGAAGTAAGAATATATGATGAATTTATTGATGGGAAAAATTTTGATTTAACGAGCAAAATGCCAAGGAATATATTGAACTATGATATGAAGACTGTTGTTTTTAAGAGAGTTTTTAAGCGTAAAGAATTATTTTTTAAGCTTGGGATTTATGAACATAAGTTATATGGTAGGGAAATAATAGGAAATATTTACATATTGACGGATATAACGGACATTTATATGGCTTATAATGATTTAAGTAAAAATAATGAAGCGATGAGAAATTATATTGTTGATATGAAGGGTCTCATTGATATAAAGCATAGATTGAATAAAAAGAAACATAATCAATTTATACATATAAATAATATAATTAACAATTTGCATGAAGGAATCATAGTAGTAGATAATATGTTTTCTGAAATTTACTGTAATGATGTCTATAAAAACACTTTTGATTTTACAGCAAGAGAATTTTTATCTTTAAAATTTTTGGATAATTATAAGGTTGAATCTATAGGAAATAATTTTATTGATATTAGAGAATTTTTGAAAAATATTAAATGTAAGAATGAAAAGCGGACGGGGCAATTTTTATTTAAGAATATTGAATATAATATTGAAAAATATTTTCAAATAACACTGAACACGATAGATTATCATGAAAATTCTAAGCTTAAATATCATAATATAATTACATTTTCAGATATAACTCAGCTTAAAATTCAAGAGTTGTTGAAGGATGATTTTTTTAATATGGTATCTCATGAATTAAGAACACCTATTACTTTAATAAAATCATCTCTTCAGGCACTTGAAAATTTGTGTAAAAACGAACTGACGATGGGCATGAAAAAATATTTGAGTATGATGAATAAAAATAGCTCAAGATTGTTAAAACTCATTAATAATATTTTGGATTTATCGAGAGCTGAATCTGGTTATATGTTACCTGTTATGAGTTATTTTGATATAGTAATTATAACAGAAGACATAGTTACATCAATAAATTTGCATGCTAATCATAAAAAGAACATAAAGGTTATATTTGAACCAAATGTAGAGGAAGAATATTTATTTTTTGATAAGGATATGTACGAGAAAATTTTACTTAATTTATTATCTAATGCAATTAAATTTACTCCAAATAATAAGATGGTTTATGTTAATTTGATTATAAATAGTGATAATTTTGTATTGAAAGTAAGAGATCAAGGGATAGGAATACCTAAAGATAAATTAGATGGTGTTTTTGATAAATTTAGTCAGGTTAACTCTGTTTTAAGTCGTGGTGCAGAGGGAAGTGGAATAGGATTATCTATAGTTAAGAGATTTGTAGACATTTTGAAAGGTAAAATTGTTGTTAATAGTGATATTGGAATTGGGACAGAATTTATTTTAACATTTGATAGATCTATTGTAGACAATAATTTTGATACAATTGAGGAGGATATATTGATAAATGATGAGATTGATGTTAAAGTAGATATTCATTTTTCTGATATTTATCCTTAA
- a CDS encoding undecaprenyldiphospho-muramoylpentapeptide beta-N-acetylglucosaminyltransferase produces the protein MSKKIILTGGGTAGHVIPNIAIIPKLKEIGYDIVYIGSRTGIEKELIQAHKIKYYGISTGKLRRYFDMNNFKDPFRIVKGVFEAVKIMRDEKPDIVFSKGGFVAIPVILGAFINKIPIVSHESDITPGLANKIAMPFIKTICTTFPETERYIGSKKIELTGTPIRKELFLGSEIKGKEICKFKNNKPIILVMGGSQGSTFINNLIRKNLDRLLVKFNIIHICGKNNLDNSLDNKEGYIQNEYIKSELPHLFKISSLIISRAGSNSIYEILALRKPNILIPLSRRASRGDQILNAKSFFDRGFSEFIEEEDIKSFDELNNLINKVYDNREMYINNMNINSDNPIKNIINVIVKYSK, from the coding sequence ATGAGTAAGAAGATTATATTAACTGGTGGTGGGACGGCAGGCCATGTTATTCCAAATATTGCAATAATACCTAAATTAAAGGAAATTGGATATGATATTGTTTATATTGGAAGCAGGACTGGGATAGAAAAAGAGCTAATACAGGCACATAAAATTAAGTATTATGGTATAAGTACGGGTAAGCTCAGACGTTATTTTGACATGAATAATTTTAAAGATCCCTTTAGAATAGTTAAGGGTGTTTTTGAGGCAGTTAAAATAATGAGAGATGAAAAACCTGATATTGTATTTTCAAAAGGTGGATTTGTTGCTATACCTGTAATATTAGGGGCATTTATAAATAAAATTCCTATTGTTTCTCATGAGTCAGATATCACTCCAGGACTTGCAAATAAAATTGCTATGCCTTTTATAAAAACTATATGTACGACTTTTCCAGAAACGGAGAGATATATTGGAAGTAAAAAAATTGAGCTTACAGGTACTCCAATACGGAAAGAACTATTTTTAGGAAGTGAAATAAAGGGGAAAGAAATTTGTAAATTTAAGAATAATAAGCCTATTATACTTGTAATGGGAGGAAGTCAAGGTTCTACTTTTATAAATAATTTAATACGTAAGAATTTGGATAGACTTTTGGTTAAATTTAATATAATTCACATTTGCGGCAAAAATAATCTAGATAACAGTTTAGATAATAAGGAAGGATATATTCAAAATGAATATATTAAATCTGAATTACCTCATTTATTTAAAATAAGTAGCTTAATAATATCAAGAGCGGGATCAAATAGTATATATGAAATACTTGCGTTAAGAAAACCTAACATACTGATTCCATTATCAAGACGAGCTAGTAGAGGAGATCAAATTTTAAATGCAAAGTCTTTTTTTGACAGGGGATTTAGTGAATTTATAGAGGAAGAAGATATAAAGAGTTTTGATGAATTAAATAATTTAATTAATAAGGTTTATGATAATAGAGAGATGTATATAAACAATATGAATATAAATTCTGATAATCCAATTAAAAATATAATTAATGTTATAGTTAAATATTCAAAATAA
- a CDS encoding tetratricopeptide repeat protein, with protein MKKNNKKLKNYTDRKLINLRLLQIRLISRLNAPDLEYKLYNLQQLITILEEDEFYDHKLGKQYLEDIKNNNFNCIEQFKEDNSTIDLNFQSDFKELTYNLRKIIYDGNYEKAIELGNKIGEIYQKKDLIWFLIALCHDLNGDKEESVFYYKRSILLNESEVKYYYYLANVYIDIGDLENANKYISYALKLDCESRYILESHAYILLHNNQYDSAISIFKEFMSDTEQYKNVNRIISIIYFLKGINYSYKSKDGYLYNIDKNDTYNVIACIDKAMDFDSSDLYFKEHIDNARNSLKMCFDLKRIWILLITSLFYILNVPFIKVLVIIMLFVIFISSFKMVCVLERFKITNDGSKIDNFCDRINKVFYFKR; from the coding sequence ATGAAAAAGAATAACAAAAAATTAAAGAATTATACTGATAGAAAATTAATTAATTTAAGATTATTACAAATAAGGTTAATAAGTAGATTAAATGCACCTGATTTGGAGTACAAGCTATATAATTTACAACAATTAATTACTATTCTTGAAGAAGATGAATTTTATGATCATAAATTAGGTAAACAATACTTAGAAGATATAAAAAATAATAATTTTAATTGCATTGAGCAGTTTAAAGAGGATAATTCAACTATAGATTTAAATTTTCAAAGTGATTTTAAAGAATTAACATATAACCTTAGAAAGATAATTTACGATGGAAATTATGAAAAAGCAATAGAACTTGGAAATAAAATAGGAGAAATATATCAAAAAAAGGATTTAATATGGTTTTTAATAGCTTTATGTCATGACTTAAATGGTGATAAAGAAGAAAGTGTATTCTATTATAAACGATCTATATTGTTAAATGAATCAGAAGTTAAATATTATTATTATTTAGCTAATGTATATATAGATATAGGGGATTTAGAAAATGCTAATAAATATATTTCGTATGCATTAAAATTAGATTGTGAAAGCAGATATATACTTGAATCCCATGCTTATATTTTATTACACAACAATCAGTATGATAGTGCAATTAGTATTTTTAAAGAATTTATGTCTGATACTGAACAGTATAAAAATGTCAATAGAATAATTTCAATTATATATTTTTTGAAGGGTATTAATTATTCTTATAAATCAAAGGATGGATATCTTTATAACATAGATAAGAATGATACTTATAATGTTATTGCGTGTATAGATAAGGCTATGGATTTTGATAGTAGCGATTTATATTTTAAGGAGCATATTGATAATGCAAGAAATTCTTTAAAAATGTGTTTTGATTTAAAGAGAATATGGATTCTTTTGATAACGAGTTTATTTTATATATTAAATGTTCCTTTTATTAAAGTTTTAGTTATTATTATGTTGTTTGTTATATTTATATCTAGTTTTAAAATGGTATGTGTACTTGAAAGATTTAAAATAACAAATGATGGGAGTAAAATAGATAATTTCTGTGATAGAATAAATAAAGTATTTTATTTTAAAAGATAG